The genomic DNA GATCAAGGCGGCCCTTGATCCGCACGGCATCATGAACCCCGGCGCGGTGCTGCGCGCGCCGTAGTCAGGCGCCGTCGAAGGCGCAGAGCGCCTGCACGTCCATGCCCAGCCCCTCGAGGCGCTTGCGCCCTCCGAGTTCCGGCAAGTCGATGATAAAGCTGGTGGAAATGATCTCTGCACCGAGCTTTTCGAGCAGCTTGATCCCCGCCTCGGCGGTGCCGCCTGTGGCCAGCAGATCGTCGACAACCAGCACTTTTTCACCGGGCTGGATCGCGTCGTCGTGGATTTCCATGGTCGCTTCGCCATACTCCAGCTTGTAGTCCTGCTGCAGCGTCTTGCCGGGCAATTTGCCCTTTTTGCGGATCGGGACGAAGCCGATGCTGAGCTGGTGCGCGATGGCGCCCCCCATGATGAAGCCGCGCGCCTCGAGCCCGACAACCTTGTCGATGCGCAGTCCGGCATAGGGGTGTAGCATCTGGTCGATGGCCATGCGGAACCCCCGCGGATCGGCGAACAGCGTGGTCACATCGCGGAACATGATGCCCTCGTGCGGGAAGTCGGGGATCGTGCGGATGTAGTCCTTGACGGTGGTCATCTGGGGCGTCCTTTCGGGGATCAGCTGCGGGCCACGGGCTCGATAAGGGAGGGGGCGCAGGGGTGCAAGGCGATAGCGGGGTGCAGGCTTAGAGAACGCGCCCCGCAACCGCATCAAGACGGGCAAGAAGGTCGGGATCACGGGCATCGGGACCGGTCATGATCGCATGCTCTAGCGCGCGGTCGCAGCCATAAGAACAAGGGGTGCGGGCACCGCCAAGCAGGGCCGGAAGGGCGGCGACGAGCGCGCGGGCGTGGGTGGCGTTTTTCTGGAGGGTGGCGATGATCTGCGTCACGTCGACCTCGCCGTGATCGGGGTGCCAGCTGTCGTAGTCGGTGATCATCGCGACGGAGGCGTAGCACAGCTCGGCCTCGCGGGCGAGCTTGGCCTCGGGCATGTTGGTCATGCCGATCACGTCCGCGCCCCAGCTGTCGCGGTACATGCGCGATTCCGCCAGCGTGGAAAATTGCGGCCCCTCCATCGCCAGGTACGTGCCGCCGTCGTGGGTGGTCACGCCGGTGTCGCCGGCCGCTTGCAGACAGGCCGCGGAAAGCCGCGGGCAGGTGGGATGGGCCACCGACACATGCGCAACGCACCCCGTTCCGAAGAACGATTTTTCGCGCGCGAAGGTCCGGTCAATGAATTGATCTACAATGACAAAATCACCGGGCGCCATGGTTTCGCGCAGCGACCCGCAGGCCGATACGGCCACCACATCGGTGCAGCCCAACCGCTTGAGCGCGTCGATGTTGGCGCGGTAGGGCACGGTGGTCGGGCTGTGGACGTGGCCGCGTCCGTGACGGGGCAGAAACACCATGTCGACACCCCCCAGACGCCCGGTCAGAAGCGCATCGGACGGGGCGCCCCACGGCGTTTGCACGGTGGTCCACTGCGCGTCCTGCAACCCGTCGATGTCATAGATGCCGGAGCCGCCGATCACGGCGATTTTGGTGTCGGTCATGGCGGTCCTCGTGTGTGGCAACGCCGTGATGGTGGCGGCAAGTGGCCCCGATTGCAACCGTGCAGCCGCGATGCACCGCGCGTACACCAATGGTGCACAAACTGTATGCGCCGCAGTGCAGCGTCAGAGCATCAGCATCTCGTCGGTGATCGTCCCCTCCGCGCCGCCGGAGATGGTCAGCGTCAGGCCCTGATCCGCAAACTGCAGATCCGCCCCCTCTATCGAGAGATGGGCGCGGACGTCTTCGGCGCTGTCGTAGCCGAACCCGTGGAAGACGAGCGTGTCCCACGAGCGCAGATCGAGCAGGGTGTGATCGCCCCCGTCGCCGGCGTTAAAGATGAAGTGGTCGGCGAGGTAGCCGCCCGCGATTATGTCACTGCCACCGCCCGGCGCGATCTGGTCACCCTGCGCCTGCGCGCGCATCCAGCCGGCGAGATCGGTGTCGCGGGCGGCGTCGCGCAGGGCTGTTGCCTCTTGACTGGCGCTGAGTGCCGTCAGGAGTGCTACGTCGCGCGCGCCCAGCGGCATGTCTGCCGCGCGCATCAGGCTTTGCCCAAAGAAGTCCTGTGCTGCCGGTGCCGCCGGGCGGTCGAGGATCGCGCGGAAGAAAAGGTCAACGGTCGCGGATGCGTCCACCCCTTCGAAGCGCGCGCGCGCTTCGGGCGAGAGCAGTATCGCACGGTGCATGTCCGGCAGGTCGATCTCTTCCGCTGACAGCCGTCCGGCCCAATGCGACAGGCCCGCGAGATCGGGTTCGCGCCCCAATGCGGCGCGGTAGGTCCAATAGACCGCCTCTGCCGCGTCCTCGCTCACGGTCTGGGTGAGCAGCGCGCCGGGGTCTGCGTTGAGTGTCGCGCGGTATTCGGGGCTACCGGCGAGGGACTGGATGAAGGCGCCGAGCGCGTCGACCTCGCCCACGATTTGCGCGAAGGTCGATTGGAACACGTCCGGCGCGTCGCGGCCGAGCAGCGCGTTGAAGATCCGGTCAACCGTCTCTGCCCCGCCGAGCTGGCGCAGGCCCGCGTTCTCGATGAGCCGCGTCGCCATGTCGGTGACGATCGCGGTGACGGCGTCGGGGCCCTGACCCGCGCCGCTGGTATAGAGCGGGGTGTCGAAGAGCGTGGTGCCGAAGGCCGCGTCGATCTGGCCTGCGGCCTTGACCAAGGCCTCGGCACTCTCGGTGCGCTGGGCGCTGAGGGGCAGGCGGGTATCGCCGAGCAGGATGTCGTTGCCCGCCCCGCCGGTGAGCGCGTCGGCCCCGTCGGTGCCGCGCAACACGGCGGCGGCGTCTGTGGCTGTCTGGTTGCCGCCGCCCACGATGGGGAGCAGCCGGTCTGCGTCGAGCGAGAGCAGGAAGCTCTGTGCGCTTCCGTCCGGGCCCCTCGCGTCGTAGCTGAGCACGGTTTGCGGGCCGTTATGCGCCGCTTCGAGGGTGTGGATGGTCATGCCGGTTGGGGCGTCGATCAGCGCCGCGGGCGCGCCTGTGCTGTCTGCATCGACCGCGCGTGCGAATATGCTGCGTCCGTCGGTTTGATAGACCGTCAGCCCGTTCTGGGAGGTGGTGAACGCGACCGGCCCGGGCCGCGCGTCGAGCTGTTGCGTGTCCCCCAGCGGCGTGCCGTCGCCGTCGATGAAGCGGATGAGCGGGTCGTTGCCCTGCGCGGCAAAGCCGATGAGCGCATAGCCGTCCCCGGCCGGCAGGATGTCGGACAGCCAGTACGCCCCCTGCGCAAGATCGACGGTGGCCAAGGGTACCCGTGCGAGGGTGTCGGGATCGAAGCTGTCGAGCGTGACGCCCTGCGCGCCCTGCGTGGCAAGCACCAGCCCGTCGCCGCGCGCGGCGCTGACAAGCTCGGGCACCGACAGGCCCGCGCCCCCGAAAGCGTGGGTGGTGGCGGTGCCGTCCGTCCCGATCAGCGTGAAGCTGCGCGCCGAGACCTGCCCGGAGAAATCCTGCCCCTGTTCGGTAAAGACCGCTGTGCGCCCGTCCGCCAGACGTTCCGCATCGGCGATGCGCAGGGTGATGGCAGGGCTTTCGGGCGTGGACAGGGATGTGTCGCGCACCGTTTGTGCGCCATCGGCGTCATAGCGTGCGCTGCGCAGTGCCGGGCCACTGAGACCCCGGAACGCGCCCCAAAGCAACGTGACCCCGCCGTCGCCCTCCGGCAGGAGCGTGTGTGAAGTAAAGCTATCCCACGTATCCTCGCAGAAGATGCGGGAGCAGACCGGTTCGCCGTCGAGAGCCGCGGCGCGCGTGACGTCCGCGTCGAGCGTGCTCAGCCATCGGTTCTCGAAGAAGGTGAGGCCGAACCCTGTATCGACCCTGCGCCCCTCGTCCGATTGCACGAAGAGCGTGCCGTCGGGGGCGAGTGAGATCGCGTTCACGCTGACGGAGACGATGTCGTCCAGTGGATCGCGCCGCGCGTCGCCTTGCGCTTTGGCAAACAGGATCGCCTGCATCCGGGCCTCGAAATTTGGATAATTCAATGGATATGTTCTAGGGTCTGCGCCGCGCGCGCGTCAACGGCGGGGTTTTCAATGCCGGTCGCGGCTGCTACGGGAGCGGCGAGTACCCCCGCATCCGAGGCATCCCATGACCCGCACCACCTTTCGCAGTTTCACCCAGGGGCTGGCCCCGCGCAACATGGACGTGACCGATCTTCGCTGGATGGGCGACGACGGGTTCAGCGTCTCGCGGCTGCGCATCGAGTTGCTGTCGGGTCTGACGGTGGCGCTGGCGCTGGTCCCCGAAGCGGTGGCCTTTGCGTTTGTTGCGGGTGTGCATCCGCTTGTCGGGCTGTATGCGGCATTCATGGTCGGTCTGATCACGGCGCTGATCGGGGGCAGGCCGGGCATGATTTCGGGCGCCACGGGGGCGTTGGCCGTTGTGATGGTGGCGCTGGTCGCCCAACACGGGGTCGAGTACCTGTTTGCCACGGTGGTCCTGATGGGTCTGATCCAAGTTTTTGCCGGTGTCATGCAGTGGGGCAAGTTCATCCGGCTGGTGCCGCATCCGGTGATGCTGGGCTTTGTGAACGGGCTGGCGATCGTGATTTTTCTGGCACAGCTGGGGCAGTTCAAGGTGCCCGGCAGCATGGAGAGCAGCGGCCACGGCATGTCGGGCGGTGAGTGGCTGTCAGGCGGGCCGTTGTACCTGATGCTGTTGCTGGTGGCGGCGACGATGGCGATCATCTGGGTGACGCCGCGCATCACCAAGGCGATCCCCGCGCCGCTGGCGGGCATCGGGATTGTCGCGCTGGTGGTGATTTTCACCGGGATGGACGTGCCGCGGGTGGGCGATCTGGCCTCGATCCAGGGCGGTTTGCCGAGTTTCCACAACCCGTTCGGCACGGGCGAGGGGCTTTATGGCACCGCCCTTGCGCCGCTCAATCTGGAGACATTCTACATCATTCTGCCCTATGCGGTGATCCTTGCGGCGATCGGCCTGATCGAGAGCCTGCTGACGCTGAACCTCGTCGGGGACATGACCGGCAAGCGGGGCGGGGCGAGCCAGGAATGTATCGCGCAGGGCCTGTCCAACACCGTGACCGGTTTCTTTGGTGGCATGGGCGGGTGCGCGATGATCGGCCAGTCGATGATCAACGTGAAATCCGGCGGCCGCACGCGGGTTGCGGGCATCGCCGCGGCGCTGTTCCTGCTGATCTTTATCGTCTTGGCGGCACCGCTGATCGAGCTGATCCCGCTGGCCGCGTTGGTGGGGGTCATGTTCATGGTGGTGATCGGCACCTTCGCGTGGAATTCGCTGACGATCCTGCGCAAGGTGCCGCTGACGGATGCCTTTGTGATCCTGCTGGTCACGGTTGTGACGGTTTACAAGGATCTGGCCATTGCGGTGGTCGTTGGCGTGATCGTGTCGGCGTTGGCCTATGCGTGGACCAACGCGCGCCGTATCTACGCCAAGACCTACGAGACACCCGAGGGCACCAAGGTGTATCAGGTGCAGGGCCCGCTGTTCTTTGGCTCGTCCGACGGGTTTGCCGAGCTGTTCGATGTTGAAAACGACCCCTCGCGCGTTGTTGTGGATTTTGCGGACAGCCGCGTGGCGGACCAGTCGGCGTTGCAGGCGATCGAGGCCATGGCGGGCAAATACGAGGACGCCGGCAAGAAGCTGGAACTGCGCCACCTGAGCCGTGACTGTCACCGTTTGCTGACCCGTGCGGGGCACCTTGTCATCGAGGATGACGACGATCCCGAATATCAGGTTGCCGTGAATTACGGCGTGCGCACAGGGATCCTTGGCGGCCACTAGGCCGTTAAAAAGCGAAATAGTCTTTTGTTGTCGCATTCGGGAGCCTGCGCTAGGTCGGCGGTCTGATCCGCTGTCGGCCAACCGGTCGGCCCCAATGCCGAAAGACGTGCTTTATGCGCAGCCATCCTGTTCCGTTCAACGAAGAAGCCCGCGTGCGGGCGGTCCGCGCCGTGCCGGGGCTGACGCGCGAAAACCATCCGGTGTTCGATTCCATCTGCCATGCGGCGGCGGCGCTGCTTGGCTGTCCGATCGCGCACATCAGCGTCGTGGAGGAAGCGTCGCAGTGGTATAAATCGGTGGTGGGTATCGTGCTGGAAGAGATGCCCAAGAACAATTCGTTTTGCGCCCATACCATCATGTCGGACACGGCGATGGTCGTGCCGGACCTGAGCGCCGATCCGAAGTTTTCGGACCATCCGATGGTGGCCGAGGGCGGACCGGGGGCGCGGTTTTATGCGGGTGTGCCGCTGACGCTGTCGTCGGGGTTCCGCTTTGGCAGCCTGTGCGCGCTGGACCTGAGTGCGCATGCCGCCCCCGACGCCCGCCAGTTGGAGGTATTGCGCCATCTGGGCGATGCGGTGGTGGCCGCGCTGGAGAAGGAACCGGCCACACCCGCCGCGCCGCAAGCGACACCGTCGAACACGTTCCTGACGCTGGTGGGCCACGAGTTGCGCACGCCGCTGACCGTGATGCGCGGTGCGCTGAGCCTGATCGAAAAGCGCGCCGAAGACCCGATCAGCGCGCGATTGTCCGAAAGCGCGCTGCGCGCGAGCGAGCATCTGGCCGAGATGGTCGAGGCGATCCTGCGGTTCAGCGACGTGAGTACCGGCAATCTGGAACTACACGAGACGCAGATCGATCTGGGCGGGTTCCTGACCCATCTTTACGAGGCCCACGCCGACAGCATCGCGGAGGTCGGCAAATCGATCGAGCCGCCCCTGACCAACGTCACCGGCGTGCTGACGGTGGACGAGGGGCATCTGCGCATGAGCGTGACCGCGCTGGTTCTCAATGCCATCATGCACGGGGGCGACAGCATTCGTGTGACATCGGGCACCACGGTCGAGGGGCATGTGGAAATCGCGGTGCACGACAATGGCAAGCTGACCAACGTGATCGAGATCGAGCGGTTGTACGAACCCTTTGTCGTGGGCGGGGACATCGATCAGCGCGACACATCGGGGGGATTGGGGCTGGGCCTGCCGCTGACGCGCAAGCTGGTGGAGCTGCACGGCGGCGAATTGGGGATCGAGACGGGCAGCCGTGGCACGACCGCCCGCATCCGTTTGCCCAAGTGGCGTCTGACGGCCTAGTGCGCGCCGATCAGTCGTCGGGGCGGATGATCTCGAACACCTCGCGCACGGCGGTATAGTCGCGGTAGCCCAAGCGGCTGAGCGGTTGGAAGGTCGACACGTCGAAGCGCCCGTCGACCACGCAATCGTCGCGCAGGTGGACACCCACCACTTCGCCGAAACACACGAAATTGGCTTCGCCCTCGATCTGTACGATCTGGGTCATGCGGCATTCGAGGCTGGCGGGTGCGTTTGCCACACGGGCACAGGCGATTTCGTCGCATTCGGCCTTGTCGATGCCGGCATGGGCGAATTCGTCGGTGCCGTGGGGCAGGGTGGCGGAGCTGCGGTTCATGGCGTCGCGGGCGGCGTATTCCACGACGTTGACGCAGAACACGCCGGTTTCGCGGATGTTGGCCATGCTGTCCTTGGTCCCGTCCACGTCATCCTTGGTGCCGGTGGAGGCGAACATCACCTGCGCGGGGGTGTAGGCCACGCCGTTGAAAAAGGAATAGGGCGCCAGATTGTCCCTTCCGGCACGGTCGCGGGTCGAGATCCAGCCGATGGGCCGGGGCGTGACGATGGCGTTGAAGGGGTTGTGGGGCAGGCCGTGACCATCAGCGGGGCGGTAGAACATGGGGCACCTTTCAAATCGTTGCACCTCCAGCTAACGCCATGTTACGCCCCTTTCCACCGCAAATGCTGCAAAGGCCCGCTTTGGTGTACGATCTGAGCCCCGAGACCGCCGACGATTACTGGGAAGTCGAGGCGCTGTATGATCTGTGTTTCGCGCCCGGGCGCACGGCATTGTCGTCGTACCGGCTGCGCGAGGACGTGCCGCCGGTGGCGGGGCTGAGCCTTGTGGCGCGTGATGCGTCGGGTGTTCTGGGCGGCGCGATCCGGTACTGGCCGGTGCAGATCGGGCCGGTGCAGGCGCTGCTGCTGGGGCCGGTGGCGGTGCACCCCACGCGCCAGGGCGAGGGGCTGGGCCGTCAGCTGGTCGAAGGGTCGCTGCACCGTGCGGGGCCGCTGGGATGGGACCGTGTGATGCTGGTGGGCGATGCGCCCTATTACGGCAAGTTCGGTTTCGAACGTCTGGAGGGGGTCACCATGCCGCCGCCCACCAACCCCGACCGCGTGCTGGGCCGCGCCATCACCGCAGGCGCGTGGGACGGCGTGACCGGCGATGTCACCCGCGTGGCGCGTTGAATTATCGGCCCCTGTGGCCCACATTGAGGCCAGCACAGGGAGAAAACGCATGTCAGACATCACGCTACCGCAGGCGCGGGCGATCGACGTAGAGGCCGAACTGGACGCGATCGCAGCCCGCTACAAGGCCGCCGGCGGTGTGGGCATCAATGTGTTGAACCTGATTGGCGGGCAGGCCGAGAACCTGCTGGATAAATTGCCCCGCCCGATCCGCTCGGAGCTGGAAGGCGCCACGGTCAAGGCGCTGGATTACGCGATGACCGCCGCCCACCGCAGCCGCGCGCAGGTGCCCGATCAGGCATCCTGGCTCAATCAGGCGGTATCGGTGGCGATGGGGGCCGCGGGTGGCGCGGGGGGATTGCCCACGGCGATGGCCGAACTGCCGGTTACCACCACGTTGCTGTTGCGGGTGATCGAGGGGGTATCGACGCAATACGGCTTTGACCCCGATACGGAATCGGTGCGCTTTGATTGTGTGAAGGTGTTTTCCGCCGCGGGGCCGCTGAGCGACGATGACGGCACGGACTTGGGGTTTCTATCGGCGCGGCTGGCGCTGTCGGGCAAGGCGATGCAGACGATCATCGCACGTGTCGCCCCGCGGCTGGCCGTGGTGCTGGGTCAGAAGCTGGCCGCGCAGGCGGTGCCGGTGCTGGGTGCCGTGGCGGGGGCGGCGACGAATTACGCCTACACCAGCTATTACGAGGAAATGGCGCATGTGCATTTCGGGCTGCGCAAGCTGGCGATTGATGCAGATATCCCGGCCGATGAGCTGACGGAGCGGTTGCGCGCGCGCATGACGCGGCTGCCCGCCTGAGCCTAGCGGCCGATGGACCCCGGCGCGACCGTCGTAGCCTTGAGGATCGCGAAACACTGTTGACCCACCGCCAGATCGAGCGCCGCCGCCGCCCGCGCGGTGATCCGTGCCAGCAGCGTGTCCGCCCCCAGCCGCAGCACGACCATCGTGCCGGGACCGTCGCCCGCCCGGATGTCCGCGATGGTGGCAGGCAGGATATTCTGTGCGCTGAGCCCTTCGGGACGCGCGCGCGCCAGCATCACGTCATGCGCCATGATCCGCAGCCGCACCGCGCTACCCACGGCTGCGCGCACTCCCGGCAGATCGAGCGTGCCGCCGCTGAAGCGCAGCAGCGACAGGCCGTCGTCTGCGTGCGATACCACCGTGGCTTCGATGACAGCACCCGCTTCGCGCACGCCAAGCAGCGGGGCCGCCGCCGGATCGGCCATCAGTGTGGCAATAGGGCCCTGGGCGGCCACGCGCCCGTCGCGGATCAGCACCAGATGGTCGGCGAGGCGGGTGATTTCCTCCATCGCGTGGCTGACATAGAGGATCGGCAATTTGAGCGGGCCGTCGCGCAGCCCTTCGAGGTAGGGCAGGATTTCGGCCTTGCGCGGGGCGTCGAGGCTGGCCAGCGGTTCATCCATCAACAGCATCCGCGGCGCGCTGAGCAGGGCCCGCCCCAGCGCCACACGCTGGCGTTCGCCACCCGACAATGCGCCGGGTTTGCGCGCCAGCAGATCGCCCAGACCCAGCAGGGCGATCACATCGTCGCGGGCGACGCTGGTGCCCGCGGGGGCATAGCGGGTGCCGAAGTCCAGATTGGCCGCCACATCAAGATGCGGGAACAGGCGCGCGTCCTGAAACACCGTGCCGAACCGCCGTTTGTGGGCGGGCACGTGGATGCCGCGGGCCGTGTCGAGCAGGGTCTGATCGCCGAATTGCAGCAGACCGTGGTCGGGCCGCAGCAGACCGGCGATGGCCTTGATCACTGTCGATTTGCCCGCGCCCGAACGCCCGAAGAGCGCGGTGATCCCCGGCCCCGCGTCGAGTGCGATGTCGAGATCGAAGCCGTCGAACCGGTGGGTCAGGTGCAGTTTCACGCCCGCGCTCCGATGCGCTTTGCCACCCGTTGCGCCAGCAGTTCGGACGCCAGCACCGCCGCGATCGCCACGCCGCAGGCCAGCAGGGCGAGGCGGGCCGCCTGCGCTTCGCCGCCGGGCACCTGCAGTTCCGTCCAGATCGCGATGGGCAATGTCTGGGTCTGGCCGGGAATGTTGGCGACAAAGGTGATTGTGGCCCCGAATTCGCCCATCGCCTTGGCAAAGCCCAGCACGGCCCCTGCGAGGATGCCCGGTGCGATGAGCGGCAGGGTGACGCGGGCAAAGACCGCCCCGCGTGGGGCCCCGAGCGTGGAGGCCGCGTCTTCGAGACCGGGGTCGACCGCTTCGATCGCCAGACGCATGGCCCGCACCATCAGCGGAAAGCCCATGACCATCGCCGCCAGCACCGCGCCCGACCAGTGGAAGGCCAGCCCCAGACCGATGGCCTGCAACGCGCCGCCCAACGGGGCCGCAGGGCTGAAGAGGCTGAGCAGGACGTAGCCCGTGACCACCGGCGGCAGCACCAATGGCAGATGCACCAGCGCATTGATCAGCGATTTGCCCCAGAAGTCGCGCCGCGCCAGAACCCACGCCATCGCCAGCGCCAGCGGTACCGCCAGAAGCGTCGCACAGAAGGCGACCTGGAGCGACAGGCGCAGGGCGGTGAGGGCAGCCGGGTCCAGCATCAGCCGCTTTCGGGCCCGAAGCCGTACTGCCGCAGACGTGCCTGTGCTGCGGGCGAGCCGAGGTGGGCCACGAAGGCCGCCCCTGCCGGTGTCAGTGCGGCGGCGGGATAGGTGATGGGCGCGTGGCTGTCGGGGGGAATGGCGTAGCGCACGGATACCCGCGGATCGGCGGCCGCATCCGCGGCATAGACCACGCCGAGAGGGGCCGCGCCCTGGGCTACAAGGGCCAGCGCGGCGCGCACATTGTCGGTTTCGGCCAGATGTGGTTTCAGGGCGTCCCACGCGCCGATGTGGCGCAACCAGTCGCGGGCGTAGCTGCCTGCGGGCACGCTGTCGCGCTGGCCAATGGCGAGCCGACCGCCGTCGAGCGCGGCTTTGAGCGTGGCGCTGTCGGGGGTGGTGAGCGCGGCCCCGCCCGTCTGGCCGATGAGCACGAGTTGTCCGCTGGCCACGCTGCGCACCGCGTCTGTATCCACGTGGCCCCCGGCCACGAGCCACGCCATCCAGTCTTTGTGCGCCAGCACCACCACGTCCGCAGGAGCGCCGGCTGCGACCTGTCGGGCCATGCTGCCCGAGCCGCCAAAGCTGAACCGAACCGGGGTGCCGAAATCCTGTGCGATTGCGCCGAGCGCGTCGCGCAGGCTGGCCGCGGCGAAGACCGTCACGGCGCGGTCCTGCGCCGCGAGGGGCAGGGGCAACAGCAACAAAAGGGCCAGCAACATCCGCATCATGGCCGGACTATCCGTCAAGCGGCAGGCCCGTACAAGGGGCAACCGGAGGGCCTGTGCGCTGTCCAACCCGTCTGGTCAGCGCCGCGCGGGTGCGCTAGCTCTGGGCATGAGGCAAATGAAACGGGACACGGCATGGTCAAGCAACTTCCCATCAGTCTGCACGGGGCCACCAAGGGGCAGGCGCGCACGCAGTTCGCCGCGCTGTGCTACCGTGTGAAGGCCGGTAAGGTCGAGGTCCTGCTGGTGACATCGCGCCAGCGCAAGCGCTGGATCGTGCCCAAGGGCTGGCCGATGGAGGGGATGACCCCCGCCGCGGGCGCGCTGCGCGAAGCGTGGGAGGAAGCCGGTGTGGAGGGGATCGCCAGCGATGCTTGCATCGGGGTCTATTCGTACACCAAGGCGCGTGCCGATGGCACCGGCGTGCCGTGTCTGGCAATGCTGTATCCGGTGCGGGTGACCCGTTTGCGCAAGTCCTATCCCGAAGCGTTGCAACGGCGCCGCAAGTGGGTGTCGCGCAAGAGGGCGGCCAAGATGGTGGCGCAGAAGGATCTGGCAAAGTTGATCGTGGGGTTCAAACCGGGTTGAGCCGTGCTTGACCTCGGGCGGGGTGCGCCCCATTTTATGCCACTGTCGTTCAACGCCGTTCACGGGAAGGGGTGCAGATGATCAAATACGCGCTGACCTGTGCACAGGGCCATGCCTTTGAAAGCTGGTTCCAGAGTGCTGCGGCCTTTGATGCACTCGGCGCGGCGGGGCATCTGGCCTGTGCGGTGTGCGGTGACGCGACGGTCAAAAAGGCGCTGATGGCGCCGCGTGTCGCGCCCAAGACGGCGGCGGTGGCCGTGCCGGACGCGCCCGCCGAAGCCGAACAGTCCAGCGGACAAAGCAGCCCGCCCCCGGACGCGGAGACGCAGATCGCGCAGTTGCGCCAGCACGTGGAGCAGAACGCGACCTATGTGGGCGGCAGCTTTGCCCAACGCGCGCGCGACATGCACGACGGTACCGCGCCCGAGCAGGCCATTTACGGTGAAGCGAACGCGCAAGAGGCCCGCAAGCTGATCGAGGACGGTGTGCCGGTGCTGCCGCTGCCGTTCAAACCGAAACAGAAAATGCAATAAGGACACCCCCCACCCATGACCATCGTCATTACAGGTGCCAGCCGCGGCATTGGCGCGGGCCTTGCCCGGCATTACCGCGATCGGGGCGTTGAGGTGTTTGGCACCAGCCGGTCGCCCGCGGCGGACATCGAACTGGATGTCACGCGCCCGGCCAGCCACACGCAGATGGCAGAGCAGTTGCAGGGCAAGGTGGTGGACCTGCTGGTGTGCAACGCGGGCGTTTTCCTCGACAAGGGCAACGACATCGAGACCGGGTACGGGGCGGATTTGTGGGCCCAGAGCTTTGCCACCAATGTGACCGGCGTTTTTCTGTCCATACAGGCGCTGTTGCCGCATCTGCGCCGCGCGCC from Sulfitobacter sp. S190 includes the following:
- the modB gene encoding molybdate ABC transporter permease subunit, with amino-acid sequence MLDPAALTALRLSLQVAFCATLLAVPLALAMAWVLARRDFWGKSLINALVHLPLVLPPVVTGYVLLSLFSPAAPLGGALQAIGLGLAFHWSGAVLAAMVMGFPLMVRAMRLAIEAVDPGLEDAASTLGAPRGAVFARVTLPLIAPGILAGAVLGFAKAMGEFGATITFVANIPGQTQTLPIAIWTELQVPGGEAQAARLALLACGVAIAAVLASELLAQRVAKRIGARA
- a CDS encoding DUF1178 family protein → MIKYALTCAQGHAFESWFQSAAAFDALGAAGHLACAVCGDATVKKALMAPRVAPKTAAVAVPDAPAEAEQSSGQSSPPPDAETQIAQLRQHVEQNATYVGGSFAQRARDMHDGTAPEQAIYGEANAQEARKLIEDGVPVLPLPFKPKQKMQ
- a CDS encoding EcsC family protein — translated: MSDITLPQARAIDVEAELDAIAARYKAAGGVGINVLNLIGGQAENLLDKLPRPIRSELEGATVKALDYAMTAAHRSRAQVPDQASWLNQAVSVAMGAAGGAGGLPTAMAELPVTTTLLLRVIEGVSTQYGFDPDTESVRFDCVKVFSAAGPLSDDDGTDLGFLSARLALSGKAMQTIIARVAPRLAVVLGQKLAAQAVPVLGAVAGAATNYAYTSYYEEMAHVHFGLRKLAIDADIPADELTERLRARMTRLPA
- a CDS encoding SDR family oxidoreductase; this translates as MTIVITGASRGIGAGLARHYRDRGVEVFGTSRSPAADIELDVTRPASHTQMAEQLQGKVVDLLVCNAGVFLDKGNDIETGYGADLWAQSFATNVTGVFLSIQALLPHLRRAPAPKIAIISSQMASSEQAPGGSYIYRASKAAVLNLGRNLAADLKDEGIAVGIYHPGWVQTDMGGQAADITTDEAVAGLVDRFAGLSLATTGVFETWDGRAHPY
- the modC gene encoding molybdenum ABC transporter ATP-binding protein; the protein is MKLHLTHRFDGFDLDIALDAGPGITALFGRSGAGKSTVIKAIAGLLRPDHGLLQFGDQTLLDTARGIHVPAHKRRFGTVFQDARLFPHLDVAANLDFGTRYAPAGTSVARDDVIALLGLGDLLARKPGALSGGERQRVALGRALLSAPRMLLMDEPLASLDAPRKAEILPYLEGLRDGPLKLPILYVSHAMEEITRLADHLVLIRDGRVAAQGPIATLMADPAAAPLLGVREAGAVIEATVVSHADDGLSLLRFSGGTLDLPGVRAAVGSAVRLRIMAHDVMLARARPEGLSAQNILPATIADIRAGDGPGTMVVLRLGADTLLARITARAAAALDLAVGQQCFAILKATTVAPGSIGR
- the modA gene encoding molybdate ABC transporter substrate-binding protein: MMRMLLALLLLLPLPLAAQDRAVTVFAAASLRDALGAIAQDFGTPVRFSFGGSGSMARQVAAGAPADVVVLAHKDWMAWLVAGGHVDTDAVRSVASGQLVLIGQTGGAALTTPDSATLKAALDGGRLAIGQRDSVPAGSYARDWLRHIGAWDALKPHLAETDNVRAALALVAQGAAPLGVVYAADAAADPRVSVRYAIPPDSHAPITYPAAALTPAGAAFVAHLGSPAAQARLRQYGFGPESG
- a CDS encoding NUDIX hydrolase encodes the protein MVKQLPISLHGATKGQARTQFAALCYRVKAGKVEVLLVTSRQRKRWIVPKGWPMEGMTPAAGALREAWEEAGVEGIASDACIGVYSYTKARADGTGVPCLAMLYPVRVTRLRKSYPEALQRRRKWVSRKRAAKMVAQKDLAKLIVGFKPG